The sequence CAGCTGGCCTGCTGGCCCGTGCTCTCAGGCTTGATCCACGCGACGAACGGGCCTGGTTGTGGCTCAGCGATGTCGTTGATGATCCTGCGCAACGCATGTTTTGCTTACAGGCCGTTTTACAGATCAATCCAGCCAATCCGCACGCCCGTCGTGGTCTGGCCTACCTCCAACGCCAGGGTACAGCAATCTCACGGCCGGTAGCCGATCTCAGCCCACCAACCGTCTCACCCGAACCAACAATCAGCCCACCACCGTCACCATCGTCCACGGCAGTCACCCAATCGAGTCATGACTGGTGGTTTCATTGGCGCTGGCAACGCCGTGAAACCTCACGGGTTCGGCTTGTACTTTGGTTGATACCCATCGTGTTACTGACCGTCGCCCTTCTGCTGCATCACAGCATCAGTCGCGCACGGGAACAGGCCCTCGCGGCACTGGCCGCCGAACAGGTACAGGTGTTCAGCGTAGAAACAGCGTCCATCACCGCTCTCCCCACACCTACACCGCTACCCGTCCTTGAAGCTGAACCACTGGCCGTCGTTGAAAGCCTGACGGTGTCTTACCTCAGTGCAGTTGAGGCCATCCGTTCCGATTTACGTACAGCAACCAACGCATATCGCCAGGAGACCAGTCAGCCCGGTGGTGCATCGGTGAACCACGTAGCGGCGACTCAGCGCTTGCGAGCAACCGTAGCCCAAGCGCTGGCAACCCTAGGCGAGTTGCGACCGCCAGGGGTATTAGTACCGGCGCACGAAGATTACCGGCGTGGCCTTGAACTAGAGCTGGCCGGTCTTGATGCAATTCTCGATTTCTACAGCACATACGACGTATCCCACGCAAACCGTGCTGCACTGCGCTTTCAAGAGGCGCGGGCATTTGTCGAACGCGCCCAGCTCAGTTTTCAGACGCAGCGCCAGTTGCTCGGCGAACAGAGCTTGCTAAGTGCCTACACGATTCGGTGATCGTTAGGGACTTGCAACGGGTTCCGCTTCGGATTGCCTTCACGGAACAACGAAAGATAATTCCAGGCTCAGTACGCACTATGCGGGCCAGAGGCCCGCGCACCCAGGTGACATACTATACGATGGATGTACGGGCGCAGCGACGCTGCGACCCTTACTCCTATTCAAAAACATTATCGCCAAAATAAGAAAACCGTTATCCCATTACCACTAGCGCCATGGTATAATGCGGGTGGGCCACGTCCGCCCCATATCCTTTCCCCTGATGTTATGAGGTGACGCTATGCCGATGTACGAGTATAGCTGCTTGGACTGCACCCACCAGTTCGAACAGCTACGACCGATGAACGCTGCCGATCAAAACATCGTTTGCCCCTTCTGCCAGAGCACCCACGTGCAACGTCGCTTATCCTTATTCGCAACGCATAGCCGTGGCGAAGCGGCAACCACCAGCACCACCAGCACCTCCGGTGGCGGATGCAGTTGCAGCGCTTGCAGTTGTGGCCCAAGGAGCTAACGTATGCGTGTTATGATCCTGACCGCCGGTCTCGGTACGCGCCTCCGCCCGCATACCTTTGTGCGGCCCAAGCCACTTGTGAGCGTCGCCGGCAAGGCAGTGTTAGCCCACATTATCGATTATCTGGCGCCTCTCCAAATTGATGAACTGATCTGCGTAGTTGGTTATCTGGGGAACCAGATCGAGGAATTCATGCGGGCAAACTACACCTACCCGATGCGGTTCCTCGAACAGAAGGTAATGCGGGGGCAAGCTGATGCGATTGCCCTGGCTCACGATCTAAGCGGGCCACTCTTGGTGGTGTTTGGTGATGGGTTGCTCGAATTTGATATTGAACAACTTAATCAGCACCCCGATTATGGTATCGTCTACTGCAAAGAGGTCGATGATCCGCGTCGTTTTGGGGTGGTAGTCGTTGAAAAAGGGCGCATCGTGCGCCTGGTCGAAAAGCCGAGTGAGCCGATCTCCAATCTGGCGGTAGCCGGTATCTACTACGTACCAGAGGCTGCCCGGCTTATGTCGGCAATTGATTACATCATGCAAAACAACATCCAAACCAAAGGCGAGTTCTATCTGGCCGATGCCCTGCAAGTGATGATCGACCGCGGTGAAGAATTGCGCGCCGAAACGGTTAGGGTGTGGTACGACTGTGGCACTATCGAGGCCCTGCTCGATACCAATCGCTACCTCCTCGATCACGGTCACCACAATACCACCGAGTATCCAAACGCCGTCATCATTCCTCCGGTCAACATTGCCGCCACCGCCGTGATCGAACAGGCGGTTATCGGCCCCTACGTCTCGATTGCCGATGGCGCAGTCGTGCGCCAGGCCATTGTGCGCGACTCGATCATTAATGCTGGGGCCCAAATTCAGTCAGTGATTCTCAACCGTAGCCTGATCGGCGATCGCGCTACGGTAAATGGCGTTAGTCAAGAGTTGAATGTCAGCGACTTATCTGATATTCGTTTTAGGTGAACAACTATGATAGCTTACAACTTCCATGCCGTAAGCAATGGCGCTCGCGGCGAGGCCAATGAGGGCCGCTGGGAGTTGGCCTCGTCTGGCAACAGGCAGAAGCCAGGTATGGTCGCTGCTAACCATGCCCTCTCACGTAGTGCCGAACAAGAAACCATTCGGCGTCTCACACATGCCGCCGATTCCGCAACGGCTCGCCTCTTGACAGCAATATACGTCGCTCTCAAAACCTATCCCTGTCTCATATTGAGCGGTCGCGCCGGAGCGGGCAAAGCAGCACTGGTACAACATCTCGCCAATGCGATTGTCGGTGAGGCGCCCGGCCAATTGATAAGGATTGGTTCGGCAAACTGGGCAACACGTAGCGGCCAATACGACTATTTCCGTGATCTGCATACTCGGTTTGGTGATAGCCAGTTGGGCGAGGTGCTCAGCGAGGCGCAATCTCCGCAAGGTACCGGAAAGCTGTACATTGTATTTTTCGACGGCCTGGCCCCCGATGAACTCTTTCATTACGTGCACAAGCGGCTACACCTCTTGCCCTTTGCCGTCGAGAGTGTCCCTGCTCTGTCGGTACCAACAAATGTCTGGTTCATCGCAACCGTTCATCATCCCCAGCAGTTATCAGCGCGTGATGCTCAGATACTGACGCATGCCCAGCAGATCAATATGAGTGCGTATCGCCGATCATTACCACCATTGCCACCACCACCGGTTGGCTTGCAACGTGCCGCACTGCAAGATACCGTCCGTGACGCGGTTGCCGCACGTGATCGGCTGCGGATA comes from Chloroflexus sp. Y-396-1 and encodes:
- a CDS encoding zinc ribbon domain-containing protein, whose amino-acid sequence is MYEYSCLDCTHQFEQLRPMNAADQNIVCPFCQSTHVQRRLSLFATHSRGEAATTSTTSTSGGGCSCSACSCGPRS
- a CDS encoding sugar phosphate nucleotidyltransferase, with the translated sequence MRVMILTAGLGTRLRPHTFVRPKPLVSVAGKAVLAHIIDYLAPLQIDELICVVGYLGNQIEEFMRANYTYPMRFLEQKVMRGQADAIALAHDLSGPLLVVFGDGLLEFDIEQLNQHPDYGIVYCKEVDDPRRFGVVVVEKGRIVRLVEKPSEPISNLAVAGIYYVPEAARLMSAIDYIMQNNIQTKGEFYLADALQVMIDRGEELRAETVRVWYDCGTIEALLDTNRYLLDHGHHNTTEYPNAVIIPPVNIAATAVIEQAVIGPYVSIADGAVVRQAIVRDSIINAGAQIQSVILNRSLIGDRATVNGVSQELNVSDLSDIRFR